The Erythrolamprus reginae isolate rEryReg1 chromosome 6, rEryReg1.hap1, whole genome shotgun sequence DNA segment CAACTGATCTTCTACAGGTGGGATAACCAGCAAAGGTGAGATGCTTTGTGATACATCAAGGATTCTCCTTCCATTTGGGATGGGGTGGTTTTGTAAGATTTGGATCCTGAGAGGGGAGATATCAGGGATGGAAGATTCAACCCAGGAAACTACATTTAGGGAATCTCAGAGGTGGCCAAGTCCTTCTCTTTGAAACTCATAAGATACTACAATTTGTAACAAACACCAATGTAGCATCTGCCCTCCTTGTTAGCTGTACCTGCTGCTTGGACCAGTGAGCTCTGTGGTTGAAAGTTAGGAGCCAGAAATGTACAGGTAGACATTCCCGCTTCTTTTGTTATGGGCAGAGAAGGAAACTACTGAGGAGATTCCAGGTTCAAGATAGTCAACAGACAGTATCTGCACGCAATATAAGTCAActaactaataaaggagaatatttgtaggtcaggattaaaatgaagagttttcgacGATCTCGGAGTGttgttttttgcagatgtttcatgattcAAATGAAATTAGTTGTTTAAGTTCAAACAAGCAGTTAAAGACCAGAAGATGTGGAGAGACCTGGACCATAGAATGCCCAAAAGTCAGAcacgactgactgactgaatatcATCATCagcagtttgggtaatgaaacatctccaagaaaacaagcaaggtcAGTTGGCCTCAAAGGACTCTTCGtgttgatatttttatttatttatttgggatgGTGGGCCTTGTAAGATTTGAAGCACTCActgcttctgaaggcaagctgttccactggttggttgtcctcactgttaggaaatgtctccttaatcCCAGATTGCCTCTTGATtaatttctatattctattatgTAGTGAAGAAAACTGAATgcactattccaagtgtggtcttaccaaggcactaTAAAGTGATATGAATCAtcgaatcatagagttggaagggacctccagggtcatcgggtccaaccccctgctcaatgcaggattcattaaaccatcccagaaagatgactgtccagtctctgtttgaagacctccagtgaaagCGAGCCCACCACcccctgtggcaaactgttccactggtttatcacccttactgtcaGAAAGattttctgatatctcatctaaatctactcccttgcagtttcattctattgtttctagtccttccatgtgctaatgagaacaatgctgatcccttcacatgatcttgattctatccctctgttaatacagcctaAGATTTCATTGCCTTTTCTTGCTGGTGCAGCACAGGGTTGGTTCATCTTCAAGGGATTGTCCACTAGATACCTCTCACAGTTAATGTTATTGAGCCAGGTAATAtatctggactctctcaattgtattaatgtctgattaTGCAGcgagggttccagacaggtgagctgtgttCCAGAATTGTTCTAACAactgttttgtatgctctggttagcagtgcaatattgccagagaagaagctacataagattagattaaaaaCTCTTAGTGGGgtcttttggcaatgttgttacagtggtctCTAGCACTTAGGACATTggctatgagtactccaaggttttTGATAGTTTGAGGGTAATCTATaagtttgtttcctccaagtttgtattttgtattctgattctttttgccaatgtgtaagtcaGCAttggttggttgagatttgatgtTGCCAGTGGTTTAACCATTCTGCTAtacagtcaaggtctttttgaaggatagTAGCATTGTTGGTGGTATTAAATATAACATCatcacaaagattgtttatgcagaatataaagagtgttggtcccagaacactaccttgagggacaccactgttgacaggaacAGGATTTGAAATGGCACTTCCTATGCtgaccatttgttgtctgttagacaggaacgcagttatccaatcatgtagtggtccagagatgccataggattttagtttcagaagtagtttgtcatgtattactgaatcaaaggctttacaaaagtcaatgtaaattgtttctattgttttaccctgatcaagttgaatGGTcgatatgtttttgcagtgtaagagttgcagattacaggataattttttcctgaaaccaaattgcttgttggagagtaggttattagtttctaagtggagtTCCTACACCTCTGCATtcgttttttcttgcctaaatctaGAATCtgacttttctcaccactgaatttcattttgttagatagggatCCTCATGGATTCCAACAACCAAACACAGAGGACAGAATTTATCTTCCTGCCATTCTCCAGACTTCGGAGCCACCAGGTCCAACTTTTCTTGGCGTTCCTGGCTGCCTATTTGGTCACCCTGCTGGGCAACTTCATGATCATCACCCTGGTTCTCCTGGATTCCCGTCTCCATACTCCCATGTACTTCTTCCTCAGCCAGCTCTCCTGCTTGGATATCTGCCTTTCTTCTGTGGTGGTGACAAAGATTCTGGTGAACTTCCTTCTGCAACATCACACCATCTCCTACGACCAATGCCTGGCACAAGCCTTTTTCCTGATTGGCTTTGCGGGCTGTGAGCCAGCATTACTGGCGGTCATGGCCTATGACCGCTATGCTGCCATCTGCCAACCTTTGCACTATGCCCACCTGATGAGGAACAAGTTGTGCGTCCAGCTGTCTGTGGCCAtctggctctggggcttcctggATTCAGCTATCCACATTGCTCTGGTCTCCAAGTTGGAATTTTGTGGGAACAGCAATGTTCTTCACATCTTTTGTGATGTTCCTCCATTACTGAAAATTGCCTGCAGTGATACCTGGGTCAACGAATTGACCAATCACATCACCAGCGTCTTTGTTGGCCTCGGTCCCTTCCTCTTCATcatcttgtcttatatttttattttgatctctATTTTGAAGATTCGTTCTAACACTGGCAGGCACAAAGCCTTCTCTACTTGTGCATCACACATTGCTGTGGTAACCCTCTGCGTTGGAAATGGATACTTGAACTACAACCAGCCCAGTACTGGCTACTCCATAGAAACTGAGACTCTAATCTCCACCTCGTTTTGCATCGTCACCCCCATGCTGAACCCTTTGATCTACAGCCTCCGCAACAAGGAGGTGAAGGGGGCCCTGAGGAAGGTTTTTCTCAGGTGTTGGAAGAGAGCATAATACTTTCTCAATGTTGATGTTGCTTCCATGAGGAAAACAAAACTTTTGCTGTTGTTGTAAGGACATGAGAAGTTGGACTTTGAATCCTAATGAAAAATCAGTGGTTCCAGCATTTTTTGTTCCACCTGGCCAATTTAGTTGGCTAAGGAACCTGTAAGCCTCTTTTCTTTTAAGGACAATAATACGTGTGCTTTAAACTCAATGTAAATtgttctaaacttgactgcaaaaatacAATTTCTGTAATAAAGTGGTCAAAGTCTGCAATGCCCACCTGAATCAGttgaaacagttttaaaaaatacaaaccaCACATTCAAAAACAACATAAGGTAAGGtaccataaaatcatacatcacaatgtactaccctgttggcgactacttcacctttaacaacaacaaaacaagagcatgcaatagatacaagctaaatgtaaatcgctccaaactagactgcagaaaatacgatttcagcaatagaggggtcaatgcctggaattcactaccggactctgttgtttcttcccccaaccccaaaatcttcaaccttacattatctacaatcgacctctccccttttgtaagaggtctgtaaggagcgtgcataagtgcaccattgtgccttccgttcctgtcctaatatctttttatcttttctatctctactttatacttatattatgttaaacatactacaatacaatactatatttgtatgactaagtaagtaagtaagtaagtaagtaagtaagtaagtaagtaagtaagtaagtaagtaagtaaataaaatgacatgacatgacataacataacataattccGGTTTTAGTTCTACTTTTTGTTCTATAATTTCCTCTATCCACTTTTGAATCTTTCTCCAATATTTTCCCCCctctgggcatgtccaccatatgtGATTGTACATCCCTGATCATGtttattctcttattctttttttttaaaaaaatattcttatttttgtttgacaaattccAATAAGTGCTTTGTGAACAGTAGGTTGTCTGGGTTAATTTGCTTACATAATACTATTTTTCGCTGcctgaaagcgatcccttgttccggcccctcgAGGTCAACCCGTGGTAGTGGTGCTAGGCGAACtccggaccctgggctcaggctgctgctgcttaacgccaggtTGATCATGAATAAAACTGCCCTCTTCCAGGACttactcctggatgaggaggccaacctgtcATTTGTGACCAAGACCTGGCTGGGTcccgagggaggtgttcctctctgagatgtgcccagccaggtttcaggtatggcactaGCCGCAACCTCAGGAAacaggggaggagtggctattacaaCCTGCGCAGACTTGCTGCACCCGAGATAGTCagctgtgagtccctccttgtgaagttggacctaggggttcaggtgagcttgttgctcccagctgcatgtcaacagccctgcctgcactactcaaggaggtagccaggttggtgGCCAAATTCCCCAGACTGATAGTCTTGAGGGATCTCAATGTACCGTCACTTggtgaatcctctggattggcacaggagttcatggcttccatggcaaccatggacctgactcaggTAATACAGGgcctgactcatgagggggggggcatacaCCTGACATAATATTTCTCTTggggcagttgagtaatgatctgaatttAAGGAGCTTAGatattttgcctttgtcatggtcagaccattttctgctgtggCTTGGTTTTAGGGCTCCAATCCTTCCTTGCAGGGAGGTGAAACCAGTTAGATGGTCCCgacccagatgcctaatggacccagagggctttcagaagacgCTTGGGGATTTAATGAATTCACTTACACAgaattcggcagagtctctggtaATGGTCTGGAATACATCTGCAACGGGAGCGCCTtagcgacctctctgtggcagtagacccagTAGCTCTCCTTGGTTCTCCGAGAAACTCCGggggatgaaacaccagaagagacatctagaggagCATTGGAGGGCCAGTAAATCTAGATCTGACCAAACACAGTTAAGTTCTTACATTAAGACTTATCAAATGACAATCAAGGCAGCAAAATCTTCACATattgccgccttgattgcatccaaAGAATCCTGCCCAATTGCCCTGTTTAAGGTGACTTTCTCCCTCCTTaacatgggggtgggggtggaggaacCCTTACAGGGCAGAGCTGAggactttaataagttttttgtggataaagtcactcagatccggacGGACCTGGACTCTAACTGGGCAGTTTCAACAGAGGTCACAGGGACCCGTGTTATTCTGGTTGTGTGAGAAGAGTTTGAACTGGTGACACCCGATGAATTGGACAAAGCCATGGGAGCTCAACTAATCCCAATTATAGTCTCCTACTGTCAGCCAGAGCAGGATGGcaatgctcaacagccccaggcctacggcaaagatgtgttttcaaAGCCTTACGAAAGACCAGAAGaatatctggggggagggggagttaattccaaaagtccagagctgccacagagaaggcccttcccctggacCCTgccaggggagagaaagaggctgattctgtaaaccacttagagagggctgcaaagccttgtgaagcagtatataagtctacatgctagtcctaagtggaaaggaaggaaggaaggaaatggatggaaggaaggaggagggagggagtagaaggaaggaaggaaggaagaagaaggaggggggaggagggagggagggagggagaggaaggaaggaaggaaggtaggaaaggatggaagaaaggatgagggagggagtgaaaggaaggaaggaaggaagagggagggagggagtggaaggaaggaaggaaggaaggaaagaaggaaggaaggaaggaaggaaggaaggaaggaaggaaggaaggaaggaaggaagccagcaagccagccagccagccagcaagcaagCTGTGAGGGcacactggttagaatgcagcattgcaggcttactctgctgactgccagcagttcgatcctgaccagttcaagggtgactcaaccttccatccttccgatgttgctcaaatgaggagccagattactGGGGGCAAGAGGTGGACCCTGtgaactgcttggagagggctgcaCAGCACTGTGTAGTAGCATATAAGACTAAGTGCAGTTGCTTTTCCGATGAGAGTTAACAAAAGATTGGACTGAACAAAGATTGTGAAAGGATCACAGGAAATCATCACACAAGGATTTCAGACATTACAGACATATCTATACACTATTtatgcctttttatttatttatttatttatttgaaatatttacatAAGCCACCCCCCATCTTCTAACCAACTCTGGGAAGCAGCCGATCAGATGTTAAGAAAACTgtattaaaactataaaactaaacatattcaatttttaaaagcaataaGACCTGGGCCCAGTCAAATATCTGATGTTCAATGATGCCATTTTTTTTCTCCGCTCTTGTGGAAAAAACATCTCCAAAGCTTTATGGAAGGAGAAGCAGCTGATGGACCTGGAGTTTGGGAGCAGGGGtgcgggggagggggagagaaatctttataaaatgaaaTCCATTGTTCAGGAAAGTAAAATTttccacttaggcaagaaaaaccaactgTATAGATACATATCAGAGGAGACCTGGTTTAACATTAGTAAGTGCAAGAGGGGTCTTCTCGTCTTGGTGAACAAATGTGAGTCATCAGTGTagaatatatacatgtatatatatgaagaatggttgcaggaactggtcctggctagtttgatgaaaagaaggaccaggggagacacaagaacagccttccaatatctcaggggctgccacaaagaagaaggagtcaagctattctccaaagcaccagagggtagaacaagaagcgatgggtggaaactaatcacagAGTGAAGCAACcaagaactcaggagaaatttcatgacagttagaacaattaaccagaggatcagcttgcctccagaagttgtggatgctgcaacactggaagtgtttaagaagatgctggataaccatctgcctgatgtagtgtagggtttcctgcctaagcagggggttggactagaagacctccaaggtcccctccaactctgttattctgttctgttcacatCTAAGTTGGGAATTCacatctacggagagggcggcatacaaatctaattaataataataataataataataataataataataataataattattattattattattattatgtcattcTTGCCTTCTACCATGTCCATATTTCATTCCCACATTGGCCCTTTGACTGTCCAAATGCCTTATTCTTCATCTGAATACTATTTGAGAGCTTCTCTTGGCTCTGGGGCAGTGGAATATAGGCTAGGAGGTATTGCATTTAAGTGTGGTTTGCTTGACAAACTATATTGGCTGGGTAGGACACACAATGCTGGAGTCATGGAGTTTTCATTAAGTTGCAATGTCCAATGTAATTTTTAGATCTATTGGATTTATTTCTCATGTTCTTACAATAACTGCCAAAGGTTTTTTTACTTACCGAAGTGAATTACAGATGACTTTTGAGAAAGCACTTCTACTCCAGTTTATGCACAATATTTATAATTGGTAAACAGAAAAACACAtggcaatcccccccccccctcaaatgaATGCTATGCACCCTTCAGGCATATGAGGACTTTCTTTATGGCTCCTTTCACCTCCTTGTTGCGGAGGCTGTAGATCAAAGGGTTCAGCATGGGGGTGATGATGCAAAATGATGTGGAGATGAAGGTGTCCACCTCAAGAGAATAGCCAGCACTGGGCTGGTTGTAGTTCACAAAGGCATTTCCAAGACAGACCAATACAACAGCAATGTGTGATGCGCAAGTAGAGAAGGCTTTGCGCCTGCCAGTGTTGGAGTGAATCCGTAGAATGGAGGTCAAAATGTAGAAATAGGACAGGATGATGAAGAGGAAGGGACCGATGCCCACAAAGATACTGGTGATGTGAATGGTCAGTTCGTTGATCCAGGTATCACTGCAGGCAATTTTCAGTAATGGGGGAACATCACAAAAGATGTGAGGAACATTGTTGTTTCCACAAAACTCCAACCTGGAAGCCAGAGAGGTGTAGATGGTTGAGTtcaggaagccccagagccaaATGGCTACAGACAACTGGACACACAACTTGCCCCTCATCAGGTGGGCATAGTGCAAAGGTTGGCAGATGGCTGCAAAACGGTCATAGGCCATGACAGCCAGCAGTATTGGCTCACAGCCCGCAAAGCCAACCAGGAAGAAGGCTTGTGCCAGGCATTGGTCGTAGGAGATGGTGTGATAATGCCGAAGGAAGTTCACCAGGATCCTGGGCACCACCACAGTACAAAGGCAGGCATCCAAGCAGGAGAGCTGGCTGAGGAAGAAGTACATGGGGGGGTGGAGACGGGAATCCAGGAGAATTAAGGTGATGATCATGAGGTTGCTCATCAGAGTGGCTATATAGGCAGCCAGGaacaccaggaaaaggtgggtttcgtAGCTCAGCAGGTTGGAGAAACCGAGGAAGATGAATTCTGTGACTCGTGTTTGGTTTTGTGCAttcatgaagaaaaaaatattgtgcagctgagaagagagaaaaaagaaggtggAGACACAGAGTCAATGGTTCTAGGACAAAGCATGGAAGGACTAAGAGAAAGGTATATCCTTAGTTCTCTCTGACCgtggttgtttccttgcaggaTGTTTTATGACCCAAAGTAAGCATGGTGACATCAACAGTGCTAGATATATCCCACCACCAGCtctgatgaggttacctagtttgggtcatgaaacatctaccAGGAAACAACCAAGGTCAGAAAGCACCAATGTCAACACTGGGATAC contains these protein-coding regions:
- the LOC139168901 gene encoding olfactory receptor 5V1-like, which produces MNAQNQTRVTEFIFLGFSNLLSYETHLFLVFLAAYIATLMSNLMIITLILLDSRLHPPMYFFLSQLSCLDACLCTVVVPRILVNFLRHYHTISYDQCLAQAFFLVGFAGCEPILLAVMAYDRFAAICQPLHYAHLMRGKLCVQLSVAIWLWGFLNSTIYTSLASRLEFCGNNNVPHIFCDVPPLLKIACSDTWINELTIHITSIFVGIGPFLFIILSYFYILTSILRIHSNTGRRKAFSTCASHIAVVLVCLGNAFVNYNQPSAGYSLEVDTFISTSFCIITPMLNPLIYSLRNKEVKGAIKKVLICLKGA